A stretch of DNA from Molothrus ater isolate BHLD 08-10-18 breed brown headed cowbird chromosome Z, BPBGC_Mater_1.1, whole genome shotgun sequence:
tctgtgattatTGAACTGAGGAAATTGTTCTGTCAAGGTAAGATGGTCTCTTTTTGCAAGAGTAGGATGCAGTGAGTCTGCTTTAACAGATTTACCCAAAACGACACTGGTTATGAGAAACCATTTCTTAGCTGAGTGCCATAAAGAAGCGAATGccacaatttaattttttagttaGACACCACACACATTCATTGTAATAGCTGCAGCACTGAATATGTTTTCCTGCCAAAGCACAGAGCCAGGCGTTCAAACTCAACAAAAGTTTTTGATTTTCAACCGAGGGACTGTGGAAACAAGGTGGAACAGCTGTGAAAAATACTACCTGTCTTCCAGATGCTAAATATTTAAACCATGCACCTGAACCTGTGCCAAACAAGAGACTTGCAGAGGTGCTGTGGACCTGCCCAGGGCCAAGGGACATGACAGACAAACAATGGACATTGTTTCTTAACTAAGTAtattttttcctggtatttGTTCTTCATGTTTCAAAGAGATGGTTTGACTAtgaatgaacaaaaaaaaaaaattggtaaaTAGTATACAGAGAATATTTATAGTTCTGTTTTGTAGTTTTTAGGTAAATTGGAGTATATCTTCTTTTTTGAGAAGTTAGACTTGTTCCCATGGCCATGTTCACATTCCTGTAGCACTTCTGTTCCAAACTCCTGATTTTTGCATGCTGCCTTTATTACAGTAAGGATGTCACCTGATTCGAAGTGTGCTTTACTATGACTCTTACATCTTCCATTCACACACAGAAGTTTTACtggttttttcagtttcagtACTGAATTTATGGTGAACTGAACAGTGTGATGTGCAACTTCAGATGGGAGagtcactttaaaaaaaggggttatttaaaatactgcttttacCTAATGGGGGaagacagaagaggaagaatatctctgtaaaatttaaaactgtACAATGTACAGAGAAGACCTGAGGGGAAAGGTATTATGAGATTTTACTGAAATATCCACCATAGTTCTTTGATTGTTTAGTAAATATGTGGACATGCACACCTTTGTGCTACAGTGACCCCAGTAAAAAGACTTCAGGAGTCACTTTGTTTTTCATAGTAAGATATTTTGGTGAAATGCTGCATCAGCCAGCTACTTTTGCAGCAAAAGTTCAGTTTTCAAAGTAGATATTGGGGCGAAGAGGGAGGAATTCAAGCAAGTGTGAAATTTCAGCATCATTGCCTGGAGGTGTCTTCTCACTGCTGGTCTGTGGATTTGAATTACAGTAAAAATCCTAAATGTGCTAAAGTCAAATGAGCTTTTTATAGGGGAGGGCAGCTGTGTCCATATGGTTAATTAAGTGTTTAATTGTTTGAGGAGATTGTTTTAAATAGATGTATTAGTCTTCAGTTGTCTGGAAGGCATACATGTTAGTTGTACTTGCCATTTAAACTTGACAATGTGCTTCTCCAGAAGATGACTGGGAAAAAATTCCCTATTTCTCTAATCAGGCCTTAGCTTACATTCCATGAATGCAAAAATACATCTTTCAGACAGAAATCTGAATGAACATTAAATATAGTACTTAAATTCTTTGGAAATGAAATACTGAGGAGAACATGCTGTAAGTCCAAGGTAAAAAGCCATATTTGTGCTGGAACAACTGCATCTGGCTGGTATTTGGATACTTATTAACACCCCTTGCTTAGTTTTGTTGTGTACTTTTGGCAATAATTGCTTCAAACTTCACTAATTTGCactttttgtaattttttatgaTGCTAATTAGCATGCCTCTTTTACAAATGcttgttttccatttgttttgaTCAGATTGCATTTGGCAGCAGTGGAATAagtaactatttttttaatagaaaataatacAGTTAGATGCatgttttaattactttttagcAGTTGCTGTGGCTTTCAGGTTGGGAGTAGTACTATGTGATTTATATCCTATTATTTTTCTCAATAttatattctgaaaaatttGATTTTACTCATGAAATAAGAGTTGCAGGGCCTAATGGAGATCCTAGATAATaagcattttctctttcagctttGTAAGGACCTCTTCGTTAAAATTTCATAGTTTGATTTAACTTTTCTGTGATTAAATTTTTATCACCTCTTGCTTAACTAAAGTTTAACTGCAGTATGTATACTCTTGCTCACATTCCAGTATGAGAAAGGCAGCTGAATGATTGGTTATCCATATTTGATTACAGAAAACATAATTATTCATCAATTCTATTatactgcagaggaaaaaaaataaagccactCCAGAAAGACTGAATATTCTGAAGCGTATTACACAGAGATtatactttctttaaaatattccagttATTTATCTGTGTTTGCCTACATAAATTGGTTGTTATAATAGTAACCACAGGGCAAAGTTTTGCAACTTGCTGGCACTACAATGGCCTCTGCTTTTATAGCACAGATGGATGAAATCATCATGGTCACGCTGCAATCAGAGATAAAATAATCATTTTGTAAATACTTTTTAAGTCTAGGGAAGGTTAAGCTTTGGTTTCAGTGCTAAGTCTGCTGGGATAAACTCTGAGAGTTTTTGTGTTAGGCTTTCTACCAACCCAAAAGGACAACAGCATGGGGTTTGTGTTCTCCTCCTGCATGTTTCATTTTCCCTGGAACCATGATATCGGGtggtttaattttaaacaaaagtcTGTGGGACAAGGGGAGAATCAGCAGGTCCTGGGCGACACTGACAGTTCCATCAAAACCTTAGGGTGTGATTTACTGCTGTGATACCCAGGGCTTGCATCAGGAACCCAGGTGGTTTGTgagtgtgctgctgcctgcaaggaCAGGGAACAAAACCGTGTCTGAAGCAGGGAATATTGGGGTGAGATGGAGTGAGTGAAAACTGCAGAGATGGGTAAATTACAGTGTCTTGTCTATGGGTGTTGTCAGTGCAGGAAAGGCTTAGAATTAGTGCATTCCTTATGGTTATTTCTGCATATTGAGTTAAATACTCCAGCAAAGTGCCAGACCCATTGGTAACCACAACTCTGAggtgctgatttttttcctcttcttctgcCCAAGTTTAGTAAATTTAATGCTGAGGGACAGCGTTGTCTGTGATGAGgtttgcaggagctgtgcagttGTTGTCATGATTCCCTGTCACAGCCACAGAGTTAACTTTTAGCTTTCAATCAACACTTAATAAAGTACATTAAACTTCAGTTTATACTCAGATGGGAGTACATTCAGACAACTCTAGCTGTACCATTTGATTTCCAACTACTGTATATTCCCCTGAGTATTTATCTTAATACAAGCCACTGCTGTTAATCCCAACACATTAAACTTGCAGGAGTACTAATTCTTTATGGTTTATTACGTGGAGTTTTTACTGAGATACATTATGATCAGGAAATAATATTGAGGTTCTTTTTAAAGGCCTGGTTTTGGGAAGGATTTAAAACAGGCTTTGGGCAAGTAGCTCTCAAAGCTCAAGTCCATAGCCTTAAATTTCCAAAGACATTGGAAAAAACTTGTCTTGTTCAAGTTCAGGTGACTTCAATACCTCATTGATGCTGCAAGTGATGTGATGCTCcacacaggaggggacacagtgGGAATGAGACAGAATGGAGCAACTGAGGTGTTCCCACTATGTCAGAAATGCAGATGTAGAAAATTTCAGCCTGTGGAATTGAAGCTTGCAGTGtctaaaaccagaataaaatgCCAGTGCTGGTTCTTTTTGGCATTGCAGCATAGGTCTCATGAAGTTAGTTGTCATTTCCGCCTCATGGGGACACAGCCTAAGAGACAGCACCGGTTTCCCCATGTGCTGAGATCCCTTTGTAGTGGGAGTGAGGCTCACAGGATCTAAGCTAGTCAACACAAGtcaaaaattgaaattaatacattttcattGGAGCAACCCAGTCTAAACAAATGAACAGCAACACATCTACGTTGTCCAAGTAGCTTGCTATGTGAATGcagtttttttaaaggattctGAGCAATGTATAATTCTTGCAGCAGCTTTTAATTACATCAGTTGGAGCAGCCAGATGTAGgttgctgctctctgtgaattCAGCTGGGCCATGAGAATTACTTCAGATGTGAAGAGTGAAGCCGTCTAATTCAGGGATAAATTCTCATTTCCAGAAATTGTAGGCAAATTTTGGAACGCTCACATCTGCCCTTTGAAAGCGGCTGTGCGGATAAACGTGTCATTCAGAGCGCGTTTCCGTGGAAGGGCAGATGGGATTACAGCCACACATATCTGGGGAAACACGTGAAGACTCCAACAAAGAACAATTATATACGATTATATACTGCCCCAGTTGGCTGGCTGATAGCACATTTCATGAGTATACATTTACAGCCCCTGCTTGAGAGGAAGCAAGTGTGCCCTTCTGCCATTTTGCAGTGCCGGAGTGCCCGGTGCCGCCTCgggaagcagctgcaggaatcCATGGGAACGCAGGGCCGTGAGCTGTCAGAgcagctgtctgtctgtcccgcAGGACTGATCGAGTTAATCAGTTGATAGGCAGTAtctggctgtgctgagagcagccGCTCCTGGATCCGGCCCCGCCGCGTTCCTAGACCCGCAGGAGCCAGGGGGAATTGAGACTTGCCTGGTTTCTGGAGCTGGCAGAAACTTCTGCTGAGCACAAAGGCTCCAGAGGCTGGGGGTGGCAGCGTGTTGTCCTTTGTGAAGAGCCTGTCCATTTATTTATGACATGATGTGGCAGAAGGGGTGGCTGGTTGGGCTAAAATGCTAAATTAAATATGATTTAGGAAAGGCTGTGGTGTGCGAGGAAACCAAGCAGCCTCGTGGCTGGGACAGAAGGGCTGGCTTTGGATGTGGGATCACTGTTCCCTCATCACAGAAAGGGTGGGTTTCAGGGATGCTGAAATCCCTCCTTATACAGGGTGCAGAGTCAGAGCACCTCTGATGATGCTTCTTAACAGAGTGGCCTGTTGGGCCCCATTAAGTGAAATACTGAAACCACTTTAGATAGCTAACCCCGCCTAAAGCATGTGTTCAGACTGGATCTCTGTCCATGTTCTGGAGTCCATATGATCCATGGAGACTTCTAAATAAGATAAAGTactttgttctgttttgctgttgattttggtgggttttggtCACCAGGTTTTGATCTCAGTATTAGAACACTTGCGTTTGTTCCAGTGGCTTTCCTTCTACTAGAACTTGTCATTTTTCTCTCCTAATTTCCACTGAACTAGAATAgtgtggttttttatttataattctCATTAGCTAGATAGATTTGATCATCAGAGATTCAAAACATTCTAATTTTGTGACATAGGAAGAAAGCACGTGCACACCAACAGAGATGTGCCTCAGGCTGCGTGGAAATGAAGGCTCTGATGTGCCCTAAAATATGCCTGCAGAAGGAAATGCCAATGTATTATCCCTTCCTAAGTGCTAAATATTTACCTTTAATTAAATACCACTACTCAGCCAGCTGGGTTGAGCAGTACGAGCACAGGAGACAGGAGTTCATCAGAATTCCAGAACAAAGAGTGAATTTCTTGCATTTGCCTTGAcattttatggttttgttttgttgggttttttttggagcTCACACTAAATCAGATTTGCAAATGAGAGTGGCAGAGTGaaggtaaaataaagctttttgaAATAAGCAGTTACCTCTTACACCACCTGGTGCTGTTGCACCGACCACAATGTCAGTTGAGACACTtcaagaaaaaccccaaaaccataaaaaaaaaagaataaaaggttAAAAGAAAAGGTTTATGGGTTGCAGTTTCTGCTTATTAGTGTTATTTCACGCTTCGGTAAATTGCCAGGTATTGCAGCAGTTTCTCAAGAATTGTCTCTTCTCACTACCACTGGGCTGATCAGTGTTTGCTGTCAACAACAGAACTTTCTTAAGGCAATTTCATCAATTTCTTCAGAATTTACCAAAGAACTAGCAGTTCTGAAAGTGTATTTACAATAAAGATGTTTTCAGTTTGCAATCAGAAcgttatttgaaaataaaagtaatcaGTTATCATAGTTCAGTTGGGCTTAACTTTCTACAGATCTGTTAAATTTGGCCTGTAGCTTTTAAAAAGTGGTATATTAACAAACCTACTGCACATTTTGTGTTATGTTTTGTCTTGGCTACTGCTGGTTTCCTTGCCAGTCAGTCTTCATTCTACTTTCACTACCACCACCATATTCCATTCCACCATATTGATGGGAAGGTTTTCTGGCTCATtgtaggttttatttttggtgttGTCTAAGGGGTCACCCATTTTTTCCAGAACTTCCACTTCAAGAGGAGTTCTGCACTGCagagatgtaatttttttttttttttcccctgattctCTTCCATAGTCTGCCATCTTCAACTTCCAGAGTCTGCTGACTGTGATCCTGCTGCTCATATGTACCTGTGCCTACATCAGATCCTTGGCTCCCAGCTTACTGGACAAAAATAAATCCGGGTATGTGGCCTGATCATTTCTAACATCCACAAGCTGTGTGGGTTCAACTGCAGCCTTTCAGCATCTCCTGATGAAGTCTGTGATAATGCAGATCCTGCTTtgaaatttttctctctttaaagataaaaatcttaattttgtACCTCACAACAGAGTGCAATAAGGTATTGGCAAGCGCTTAGTTGCAATTTTATTGAAAGATTTTATTAGCTTGCTAACCTTGCTAATACTGCATTATTAATCTTCTAGATTTGTAGCTTTGTTGTTAGATGCTTATTAGAGATACAGAAAtgagagacagaaataaaacattctcCTACATGTGGCTATTGTTGTAATGATTTATTTTTGATTCCTAGGGTGGGTAAGAAACCAGCAGAAActggttttttgcttgtttgcaaGATAGGTGTTTTGCAGATAGAAGTTTGAAATACAGCTTTAGCAATAATCTGTAActgaaagaaaactaaaaatattttttaaaataagcaacGAAGTCTTCTTGTGTGGTCTGTTCAAATCATGGTTTTGTGTTCTCTAAGGTGAGGGGATTTCTAGAAGAGTTTTTGAAAGCTTCTAGAAATCTTAACTTTATGTTTTTAATCATATGGGTGCTGTGatcagcagaactgtgatttgTGTGTGGTGGGTTTCAAGTAACCATTGGGCAGTTGTGACACAGAAATGTCTGGGGCTGCCCACAGAACTTCAGTAATGCTGTCACCTCGGGTTAGTGCAAAGGAGATGATATTTGTAGAAGCAGGAGGTAATTCTAGGTGGAAAAACAGACAAGCTTTTGGATAATGAGTGTTTGACTTCTCCACTTTTGCCATTAGGTCATTTcctgttaaataaaatgttcttcttCCCTAAGTGTCTTCCATCACtttggcatttaaattcagaagTGTCCAGTTTTAAATAGTGTTGTGACCAAGAACACCAAACACCTGAGTGTTTGTCTTCTGAAAACCTTCGTTGTAATTAATCTCTGGGATTGCTGTTTTATTatccatgtttttttttaaatttcaacaGTGTAAGATACCCAAATTACaccagctttttttctttttcttaatttggaGTTCTAACAGGAAAACACTTGTGTCCTTTTATATGAGACCACGAAATTGTCACTGACAGGAGAGGTTTCTTTGGATGGAAGTGAAGTTGGAAGAAAGGATGACTTCATGAAGGACAGGGAGCGGGGGGACGAGGGGAGTTTGGGTGTCTGCTGGTGGAAGATAACACAATAGTCAATGAGGTATACACAGTAAGAAGTAAGAATGTTTATTTTACTGATTAAAATTTTAGTGCTGTTCTTGGCAAGGAGTGTTTCCTTTAATCTGGAGCTACTCTGTTTATTCTTGAGGCAAATCTGTCTGGAGTACAATAGAACTCTCTTCATAAAATGTTTCCAAGGGGTGCTGACACTGTAGAGGAGTTGGGCGTTTGATGTGTAGGTTTGTATTTATGTAAAAGTAGGACATGccattttgttttatatatatatatgtatatttgtgGACTACTTTGTACTGGAGAATAAAACCTTGGCCTGGAAGCAATGAAAATTGTTTCCTGTATGGTAGATTTTTACATGGAGCTCATATGGTGCTAAACGCCTTTCCCTCTCTTCTAACACAGTCCATGCTCCAGTGGAAATGTCTGGACATGTGGGATAAAACAAATTCTAGTGATATTTTAGTTTGCCACAGAGATGCTCTTACCTCATCATTCCTGCTCAAAATAAAAGGCATAAAAAAGTAGCAATAAAATACTAAAGTGACAGAAAGGAGGAATGTTGATAGTTATTCACTGTATTTCTAGGTGAGTGGTAACTTTGCTGAGGATTAAGGTCTGTTGATAATAAGTGAAGAAACATATTTCTGTCGGTTGAGAGATGCTGTTGCACAGTGATGTCACCCATCCTCATAACCCTGCATTTCCTCCCCCTCATTTCTGCCAAAGGGTGTCTTTTCTTACCGAGCCAAACAGAACCTTAAACCTCATTTTCCCTGAATGTTTCCATGTGCTCCGTCCTGAGCAACAGTGTTAAAGGCTGGGAAAGCAAGTGGAGATTTACTGCTTCATGCTAACTAGAGGAGAATGTGCACCACAATGTAATTCTCTCCTCCCTGCTAACCAGAAGGATGTGTTAGCTCGTGTGCAGCAGAGATCCCCTTTGATTTTCCATCAGCATTGCAGTGGGGATGTCTCACACTCCCCCCTGCAGTGGCACTGGGCTTCTCCTGGTGAACACATGGCATTTTACAGCACACCCAGCCTTAGCAGTCGTTGTCTAAGGTGCCACCACCTCCTTCTCAGCCTAAGAGGTTctatttatttgggtttttttgtcctcCAGGTAACCACATCCACTTTTGGCAATGAGTGCTTTTAGCATTTTAGCACCAAGAGCCAGGAATCTGCAGCAGGACGTGCACTTTTGGGCTGTGGGTGCCAGAAAGAGCAGGGATCCCAGCCAGACCCACACCTTCACCTGCATCCAAACAAGGATGGAGCAGTACATGAAGGGTGGAGAAGGAGTAGTGCAGTTACAccgaggagctgctgcaggaggaactGTTTTGGAGCACAGTTACTCAAGGCAGCATCACTTCTGTAATAAGCAGGTTTTGATTTGAAGAGATTTGAAGAGGTTCTTGTGGACCTGGGATGAGCACTAATGGGAAAACCATAGGAGCAGGAGTTTTGCACAGGCTTTTCCTGCAGTGGGAGCTCCCCAGTTCTTCCAGAGGGTACATTATCAGAAGGTCCAGaatgctcagcagcagcttgtgTGGACAAACAGAGGTGATGAGCCGTTCCAGTAGCCTCTTACAATGTCCTGGTGTCATCATGGGAAGGCTGGTCAGTCCTCATGTCAGTGACTTCAGGCTCATAAATTGTTAATTGCAGCTGTTAAAGGCAGCTGGTTTTGTACCTGGCACATCAGGTaggaaaattcctgttttcacCAAGGGGGCTCTGTAGGGAAATGTGCAGTAGTGGCTTCACATTAGTCAAGAAATCCctgagaagatgaaaaaatacCCTTGCTGAGATGGTGAGGCAAATTCAACAGACTTCCAGGCTGCCTGAAAGGGTTCATattctttttcccatgcaagATTCTTCAAAAGTATATGAACAGAATAGtagtgttttatttctttgagcTCCTGGGCAAGATTTTGAGAGATGGCAATATGAGAAGCAGGGCTGTGGAAGTTTTCCTGTTGGTTTTGCAGCATGCAATCTGTAAATTGTAATTTTACAGAGAGCGAACAACAGTTTTGAGAACCTGAGGTGCTATCAGTGGAGCACTTCAGATTTACACATGAATGCCTTCCTACCTGCACACGTCTTCAAAAAGTGCATGAGTGTGTTCAGGTTACTTTATTGTATGACctctcagcctggaaaagtgTGGTGGTCTGTATGCAGGGATCATTACTTCTGCTTGTGGAGCTGCataaaaagcagggaaaaaagagcTTTGGCTGTACAGAAATACAGTCAAACCCaaatatgtatgtgtgtgtgtacacattTTGCTTGAGGTAAAACTAAAATCTAAAGCACAGATGAAA
This window harbors:
- the TMEM167A gene encoding protein kish-A is translated as MSAIFNFQSLLTVILLLICTCAYIRSLAPSLLDKNKSGLLGIFWKCARIGERKSPYVAVCCVVMAFSILFMQ